In one Solanum lycopersicum chromosome 11, SLM_r2.1 genomic region, the following are encoded:
- the LOC101253646 gene encoding plasmodesmata-located protein 7 codes for MAKIFHLLLIFMYIFISFFFPLIYSDSSVDGFIYGGCSQIKYSADSPYGSNLNSLLTSLVNSATYSSYNKYSIVGSTQQDMINGIYQCRGDLSMPDCATCLARSVSQLTELCPQTCGGVLQLQGCFVKYDNFSFLGLEDKNVVMKKCGPSNGFDLDEMGRRDAVLGGLMGGNGLYRVGGSEDVQGMAQCVGDLSMAQCQDCLSEAIGRLKRECGGGVYGDMFLGKCYARYTTKGGHLYAKPNHHDSHSESEKTFALIIGLLAGVAILIIFLTFMRRICGRNGK; via the exons ATGGCTAAAATCTTCCATTTACTTCTCATTTTCATGTacattttcatttctttcttctttcctcTAATTTACTCTGATTCATCAGTTGATGGTTTTATTTACGGTGGTTgctcacaaataaaatattcagcCGATTCACCTTATGGGTCGAATCTCAACTCACTACTCACTTCCTTAGTCAACTCAGCAACTTACTCATCTTACAACAAGTATAGTATAGTGGGGTCCACGCAACAAGACATGATCAACGGTATATATCAATGCCGAGGTGATTTGTCCATGCCTGATTGCGCCACATGTCTAGCACGCTCGGTGAGTCAACTCACCGAGCTGTGCCCACAGACATGTGGCGGAGTTCTACAATTACAAGGGTGTTTCGTGAAGTACGATAACTTTTCCTTTTTGGGCTTAGAGGATAAAAATGTGGTGATGAAGAAATGTGGGCCTTCTAATGGGTTTGATTTAGATGAAATGGGCCGAAGGGATGCTGTTTTGGGAGGTTTAATGGGCGGTAATGGGCTTTATCGGGTTGGCGGGTCGGAGGATGTTCAAGGTATGGCCCAATGTGTGGGTGATTTGAGTATGGCCCAATGTCAAGATTGTTTATCCGAGGCGATCGGACGGTTGAAAAGAGAgtgtggtggtggtgtttatgGTGATATGTTTTTGGGAAAATGTTATGCTAGGTATACAACTAAGGGAGGTCATCTCTATGCTAAACCTAATCATCATG ATTCCCATAGTGAAAGTGAGAAGACATTTGCACTTATCATTGGATTATTAGCTGGGGTTGCTATTCTCATCATTTTCTTAACTTTCATGAGAAGAATATGTGGAAGAAatg gtaaataa